One genomic window of Punica granatum isolate Tunisia-2019 chromosome 1, ASM765513v2, whole genome shotgun sequence includes the following:
- the LOC116198629 gene encoding abscisic acid receptor PYL11-like, whose product MAQPNDCDHVNSTTQAMIRLYHTHELHPHQCGSALVQPIDAPLGLVWSLVRQFGSPQAYKQFIKSCEIVVGDGATKGSVREISVVTGLPAGRSREQLEALDDEAHVMVFSIIGGDHRLANYRSTTTAHEYLHQGSAGIHSKRTVVIESFVVDVPGDNSKEETRSFAETIIGCNLRSLARISEKMACTVKV is encoded by the coding sequence ATGGCGCAGCCCAATGACTGTGACCACGTAAACTCCACAACGCAGGCCATGATCCGGCTCTACCATACTCATGAGCTCCACCCGCACCAGTGCGGGTCGGCCCTCGTCCAGCCAATCGACGCCCCACTCGGCCTGGTCTGGTCCCTGGTCCGGCAGTTCGGCTCCCCTCAGGCCTACAAGCAGTTCATCAAGTCATGTGAGATAGTGGTGGGGGACGGGGCCACCAAGGGATCAGTACGTGAGATCTCGGTGGTGACTGGCCTGCCTGCGGGCCGCAGCAGGGAGCAGCTGGAGGCCCTCGATGACGAAGCCCATGTGATGGTGTTTAGCATTATCGGGGGGGACCACCGCCTTGCCAACTACCGGTCCACCACCACCGCCCACGAGTATCTTCACCAAGGGTCTGCGGGGATTCATAGCAAGAGGACTGTAGTGATAGAATCGTTCGTGGTGGATGTCCCGGGTGACAACAGCAAGGAGGAGACTAGATCCTTCGCGGAGACAATAATCGGGTGCAATCTCCGGTCCCTCGCCCGGATTTCCGAGAAGATGGCATGCACTGTAAAGGTTTAA